From the genome of Gammaproteobacteria bacterium, one region includes:
- a CDS encoding DUF2384 domain-containing protein produces MTPQALAEHLGGPQALGRDIRSELDLEDAVRYGLPVQAVESVVKGGALHATELHDLVIPRRTLAHRKRLGRRLSSEQSDRLTRVVRVVASAEEAIGDTAKARRWLRRPNRALQGRRPLDLLASDVGARLVERVLGRIEHGLGA; encoded by the coding sequence ATGACCCCACAGGCTCTGGCCGAACATCTTGGTGGGCCACAGGCTCTCGGTCGCGACATCCGGTCCGAACTGGATCTTGAGGATGCGGTCCGTTACGGGCTGCCCGTCCAAGCTGTTGAGAGCGTGGTGAAGGGCGGTGCTCTGCACGCAACCGAACTTCATGATCTGGTCATCCCACGGCGTACGCTTGCCCACAGGAAGCGCCTGGGCCGCCGGTTGAGCAGCGAGCAGTCGGACCGCCTCACCCGGGTGGTCCGCGTCGTGGCCTCGGCCGAGGAAGCCATCGGCGACACTGCCAAGGCAAGACGATGGCTCCGCAGGCCCAACCGTGCCCTCCAGGGTCGGCGGCCCCTGGATCTTCTGGCCAGCGATGTGGGCGCCCGCCTTGTGGAGCGGGTGCTGGGGCGCATCGAGCATGGGCTGGGCGCGTAG